A window of Calditrichia bacterium contains these coding sequences:
- a CDS encoding gamma carbonic anhydrase family protein yields MKKTDLPPHTLEFSPTVHPTAFIARGAQVMGDVRLAAHASIWYNCVVRGDINYISIGERSNIQDGCILHLENDLPCVVENDVTVGHGAILHGCHIEPGCLIGMGAIVLSGAVVKRGSVIAAGAVVREHSIVEPYSLMAGIPAKCIRTMDESSYEKNLLWAEKYVKVAQKHREKGFAATE; encoded by the coding sequence ATGAAAAAGACTGATTTACCACCCCATACGCTGGAATTTTCGCCGACCGTTCACCCGACCGCGTTTATCGCGCGCGGCGCGCAGGTGATGGGCGATGTTCGGCTGGCGGCGCACGCGTCGATCTGGTATAATTGCGTGGTTCGCGGCGATATCAATTATATTTCCATCGGTGAGCGCAGCAATATCCAGGATGGCTGCATTTTGCATCTGGAAAACGATTTGCCCTGCGTTGTCGAAAACGATGTGACGGTAGGGCACGGCGCGATTTTACACGGTTGCCACATCGAGCCGGGTTGTCTGATCGGCATGGGCGCCATCGTTCTTTCCGGTGCGGTGGTGAAACGCGGCAGCGTGATTGCCGCAGGCGCGGTGGTTCGCGAGCATTCGATTGTTGAACCGTATTCGCTGATGGCCGGAATTCCTGCCAAATGCATCCGCACGATGGACGAATCCAGTTATGAAAAAAATTTGCTCTGGGCTGAAAAATATGTGAAAGTCGCCCAAAAACACCGCGAAAAAGGATTTGCCGCTACGGAGTAG
- a CDS encoding methylated-DNA--[protein]-cysteine S-methyltransferase, translating to MTMNLEQLSSDYRRIETAINYLETHHREQPDLQSVAAAANLSEYHFQRLFSRWVGISPKRFLQFLTKEHAKQLLAQSHSVLDASFESGMSGPGRLHDLFVQCEAVTPGEYKQHGAGIDIQYGFHPSPFGECLLAVSDRGITNLMFVRETSKNLLDELQHRWKHANLVQNQSRTGEMLQHIFRDDQTPQAPLHLYLKGTNFQMKVWEALLRIPSGQVISYEAIATAINQPTAVRAVASAVGKNPVAYLIPCHRVIRKSGAFNEYRWGSARKKAMLLWEDSRVTATP from the coding sequence ATGACCATGAATTTAGAACAGCTTTCCAGCGATTACCGGCGCATCGAAACGGCGATCAACTATCTCGAAACGCACCATCGCGAACAGCCGGATTTGCAGTCGGTTGCCGCTGCCGCCAATCTCAGCGAATACCATTTTCAGCGATTGTTCAGCCGTTGGGTGGGCATCAGCCCGAAACGTTTTTTGCAATTTTTGACCAAAGAGCACGCCAAACAATTGCTCGCACAATCACACAGCGTTCTGGATGCCAGCTTCGAAAGCGGGATGAGCGGCCCCGGACGGCTGCACGATTTGTTCGTGCAATGCGAAGCCGTAACGCCCGGCGAATACAAACAGCACGGCGCCGGTATCGATATCCAATACGGTTTTCATCCCTCGCCTTTTGGTGAATGTTTGCTGGCGGTTTCCGATCGCGGAATTACCAATTTAATGTTTGTGCGGGAAACCTCCAAAAATTTGCTGGATGAATTGCAACACCGCTGGAAACATGCGAATCTGGTGCAAAATCAGTCGAGAACCGGCGAGATGCTGCAACATATTTTTCGCGATGACCAAACGCCGCAGGCACCGCTGCATTTGTATTTGAAAGGCACCAATTTTCAGATGAAAGTGTGGGAAGCACTGCTGCGAATTCCCTCGGGACAGGTGATATCGTACGAAGCGATTGCGACAGCGATCAACCAGCCGACGGCGGTTCGCGCAGTTGCCAGCGCCGTGGGGAAAAACCCCGTAGCTTACCTGATTCCATGCCATCGGGTAATTCGTAAATCCGGTGCATTTAATGAATATCGTTGGGGAAGCGCTCGCAAAAAAGCGATGCTGTTGTGGGAGGACAGCCGCGTAACCGCTACTCCGTAG
- a CDS encoding YraN family protein, producing MSHYRKEFGDWGEDIAEKFLLENGFTILMRNFRAARGEIDIIAREKNCIVFVEVKTGNSHKFGPPEERITPAKQRQLYKIANQFIAENPKLDCDFRFDAVIIDGSRERHEIRHYRNAFYF from the coding sequence ATGAGTCACTACCGGAAAGAATTTGGCGATTGGGGAGAGGATATCGCGGAGAAATTTTTGCTGGAAAACGGTTTCACAATTCTGATGCGCAACTTTCGTGCGGCGCGCGGGGAAATCGATATCATCGCGCGGGAGAAAAATTGCATCGTTTTTGTGGAGGTGAAAACGGGAAATTCACACAAATTCGGACCGCCGGAGGAACGGATAACGCCCGCGAAGCAGCGCCAATTGTATAAAATTGCCAATCAGTTTATCGCGGAAAATCCCAAACTGGACTGCGATTTCCGGTTCGACGCAGTGATCATCGACGGCAGCCGGGAACGGCACGAAATCCGCCATTACCGGAACGCGTTCTATTTCTGA
- a CDS encoding GPP34 family phosphoprotein produces the protein MKNITVELTLPEKVLLLAFHDQKGTVIFNASHALPHGLAGAALMELTFRECLSVVNKNIVVADDRETGDPLLDDVLRLIRESARPRSPKYWVARIYMKFSDIKKRVARQLVEKGILRDDEQRFLHFFATHRYPMIDSRQETLVRQQLHAVVLNNAPADAETMALLSLVKACGLVEEVFAKPERRLAKQRIRMLISDDPVGDAVSESVQAAVVATVTGAITANTVIHS, from the coding sequence ATGAAAAATATAACAGTAGAACTCACCCTGCCCGAAAAAGTTTTGTTATTAGCATTTCACGACCAAAAAGGCACGGTAATTTTCAACGCGTCGCATGCGTTACCGCACGGATTGGCTGGCGCCGCACTGATGGAACTGACGTTTCGCGAATGCCTGTCGGTCGTCAACAAAAATATTGTAGTTGCCGATGACCGGGAAACCGGCGATCCGCTGCTGGACGATGTGCTGCGGCTCATCCGCGAATCTGCGCGACCGCGCTCTCCAAAATATTGGGTTGCCCGGATTTACATGAAATTTTCGGACATCAAAAAACGGGTTGCCCGGCAACTGGTCGAAAAAGGCATTCTTCGCGATGACGAGCAGCGATTCCTGCACTTTTTTGCAACGCATCGTTATCCGATGATCGACAGCCGGCAGGAAACGCTGGTTCGGCAACAGCTTCACGCTGTCGTGCTGAACAACGCGCCCGCTGATGCGGAAACGATGGCGCTGCTCAGCCTCGTCAAAGCCTGCGGATTGGTCGAGGAGGTTTTCGCGAAACCGGAGCGCCGGCTGGCAAAGCAGCGCATTCGCATGCTGATCAGCGATGATCCGGTTGGCGATGCCGTTTCCGAAAGCGTGCAAGCCGCTGTTGTCGCAACGGTAACCGGCGCAATTACGGCAAATACGGTTATTCATTCCTGA
- a CDS encoding low molecular weight phosphotyrosine protein phosphatase: protein MKRIVFVCLGNICRSPAAEGVMQSMVEKAGLADAIKIDSAGTSGWHIGEKADRRMRQTADNRGYSLTSRSRQFQSPVDFETFDLIVAMDDDNVRDLKSLDRSGSFAHKIVKMTDFCQNCRETEVPDPYYGGAQGFEHVLDLLEDACAGLLEHIKKTL, encoded by the coding sequence ATGAAACGGATCGTTTTTGTATGTTTGGGAAATATTTGCCGGTCACCCGCCGCGGAAGGTGTGATGCAATCGATGGTCGAAAAAGCGGGGCTGGCCGATGCCATAAAAATAGATTCTGCCGGAACTTCCGGGTGGCACATCGGTGAAAAAGCGGATCGGCGTATGCGCCAAACGGCGGACAATCGCGGTTATTCGCTCACCAGCCGCTCGCGCCAATTCCAGTCTCCGGTCGATTTTGAGACCTTCGATTTAATTGTGGCGATGGATGACGACAACGTTCGAGATTTGAAATCACTGGATCGCAGCGGATCATTTGCGCATAAAATTGTGAAAATGACCGATTTTTGCCAAAATTGCCGGGAAACCGAAGTGCCCGATCCGTATTACGGCGGTGCACAGGGATTTGAACACGTACTCGATTTGCTGGAAGACGCCTGCGCCGGACTTCTCGAGCACATCAAAAAAACGCTGTAA